The Oncorhynchus nerka isolate Pitt River linkage group LG12, Oner_Uvic_2.0, whole genome shotgun sequence genome includes a region encoding these proteins:
- the LOC115138044 gene encoding neuralized-like protein 4 isoform X1 translates to MAAELHPCSGKLIGLSNSNRTAQRNQPVQEFNHGLVLSREPLKDRDVFTVRIDKKVNSWSGSIEIGVTSLDPAGLDFPSSATGLKGGSWIVSGCSVLRDGRSVLEEYGRDLDQLSEGDRVGIQRSTHGDLHLWVNGQDCGAAASGLPTGLWAVVDLYGKCTQVTVVSCEPPSLAERDTERETVEEREQEDEEEEVVVCGVREGEFGGLTSAVNLAAATNGTLEEVPVLPPTHNRPDKFPNNLEPETVLTEHQLFDVLNNAIVSLYRSEDNGGGDLGGGGIGRDSGTGSRGDRGSSSGGGSVNGNSSDSGGGTGNTGSVNSPAGGGGARLGAVTGGMLTNDALLFHEKCGTLIKLSNNNKTAERRRPLDEFNNGVVMTNRPLRHNEMFEIRIDKLVDKWSGSIEIGVTTHNPNNLDYPATMTNLRSGTIMMSGCGILTNGKGTRREYCEFSLDELQEGDHIGLMHKASGALHFYINGIDQGVAAAQTPAVVYAVVDLYGMAVKVTIVHNHNHSDRLRRNNAIMRALSPDVGRPRPAHSLTPDPDTPDRLLFHSNCGQKAAIISEGRTALRPHATDDFNHGVVLSGRPLHSNEVFQVRIDKMVDKWAGSIEIGVTTHNPAYLQLPSTMTNLRSGNTNQSGTWMMTGNGVMHNGTTILDEYGHNLDRLKAGDTVGVVRKEDGSLHFFVNGVAQGPAAWNVPPSVYAVVDLYGQAAQATIMDDVADLPPLPEDSSEGPTVMSPSSPCSVAGGNSANDLRFHQLHGTNAVITNGGRTALRQNCRSEFNDAIVISNRCLRDGELFEIVIQKMVDRWSGSIEAGKIMAGVTAIRPEELEFPNTMTDIDYDTWMLSGTAIMQDGNTMRNNYGCDLDTLTTGSRIGMMRSATGDLHYYINGVDQGVACTGLPPGKEVYAVIDLYGQCVQVSITSSSGPQDNSLCTSNITERSFPIHSPVAGVAHRLHSKHGKNVVLLGEGCQAVRVGGYAHGIVFSAKELKTDELFEVKIDEVDDQWSGSLHMGLTTLAPPELPSCPMSGLSPTLTQLRSKVTWLLAGSEVRRNGLLQRQNYGASLDRLTVGNRVGVKRCSDDTMHVLIDGEDMGPAATAVAKNVYAVLDLYGRVTAVSIVSSSVLEDAGSVKAPSLSSDSCSEGEEDRMPVEGGEPALVPNTVMAFLENHGKNIQLSHENLTAARVSSYNQGLLVTAQPLPRQQLFQFQIDRLNASWTSSLSLGVIGHSPDRLNFPSTACCLKRSVWLLQRDSVFHNSLKICENYGPNLDTCPEGTVLGLLVDGNSCLHLYVNGMDQGVAAQDIPTPCYPLIDLYGQCEQVTIVTNNVATVGGEGIKARCQGDMEKADMVDGIKESVCWMPHPEVNPNKTCEYQALCSRFKDLLTLPDGYFNEDAKYNLCYCESCHKLRGDESYYKRGEPPRDYALPFGWCRFALRIKPHCDVSNSFKQWHIAYHGTSVGALRRTLDHAQLLSGTSSIFSVSPVKMEGPNGYSEPEENSSNSLPDRDREVPRVQLSPTMRYSGLEMFAPKVQFRDPRSHCCHQAQVGFQVCVRPGSYKVGPQTLGAIEPLDPRFSNTEIEWITKDQGGTLLYGLLIRVE, encoded by the exons ATGGCGGCTGAGCTGCACCCGTGTAGCGGAAAGCTAATCGGACTGTCGAATTCGAACCGAACCGCTCAGCGGAACCAACCAGTCCAGGAGTTTAACCACGGTTTGGTTCTAAGCAGAGAGCCGCTGAAAGACCGTGATGTATTCACCGTCCGTATTGACAAAAAG GTGAACTCTTGGAGCGGCTCCATAGAGATCGGGGTGACTTCTCTGGACCCGGCTGGTCTCGACTTCCCCAGCAGCGCTACGGGTCTGAAGGGAGGCTCCTGGATCGTGTCTGGCTGCTCGGTGCTACGTGACGGCCGCTCCGTCCTCGAGGAGTACGGCCGAGACCTGGACCAGCTGTCTGAGGGTGACCGTGTGGGCAtacag CGGAGCACCCACGGCGACCTCCACCTGTGGGTGAACGGGCAGGACTGTGGCGCGGCTGCCAGTGGTCTCCCGACGGGCCTCTGGGCGGTGGTGGACCTCTATGGCAAGTGTACGCAAGTGACTGTGGTGAGCTGCGAGCCGCCGTCCTTGgcggagagagacacggagagggaGACGGTGGAGGAGCGTGAgcaggaagatgaggaggaagaggtggtggtGTGCGGGGTCAGGGAGGGGGAGTTCGGGGGTCTGACGTCAGCGGTGAACCTGGCGGCGGCGACAAACGGGACGTTAGAGGAAG TGCCTGTGCTCCCTCCTACTCATAACCGACCTGACAAGTTTCCCAACAACCTTGAGCCTGAGACGG TTCTGACGGAGCACCAGCTCTTTGACGTGTTAAACAATGCCATTGTATCCCTTTACCGCTCTGAGGACAATGGAGGGGGAGATCTGGGAGGAGGTGGAATAGGGAGAGACTCAGGAACAGGAAGTAGAGGGGACAGGGGGAGCAGCAGCGGTGGGGGATCCGTTAACGGTAACAGTAGTGACAGCGGGGGCGGGACCGGCAATACTGGAAGCGTCAACAGCCCTGCAGGTGGCGGAGGGGCAAGACTCGGGGCAGTGACGGGCGGGATGCTGACCAATGATGCGCTGCTGTTCCACGAGAAGTGCGGCACACTGATCAAGCTGAGCAACAACAACAAGACGGCGGAGAGGCGGCGACCGCTGGACGAGTTCAACAACGGCGTGGTCATGACCAACCGGCCGCTTCGACACAACGAGATGTTTGAG ATCCGCATAGATAAGCTGGTGGACAAGTGGTCGGGGTCGATCGAGATCGGCgtgacaacacacaaccccaacAACTTGGACTACCCAGCCACAATGACAAATCTGCGCTCAG GTACAATCATGATGAGTGGCTGTGGGATCCTGACGAACGGCAAGGGAACACGTCGGGAGTACTGTGAATTCAGCCTGGATGAACTGcag GAGGGGGATCACATAGGCTTGATGCACAAGGCCAGCGGAGCTCTTCACTTCTACATCAATGGCATCGACCAAG GCGTGGCAGCGGCCCAGACGCCCGCTGTAGTCTACGCCGTGGTCGACCTCTACGGCATGGCTGTCAAGGTGACCATCGTCCACAATCACAACCACAGCGACCGCCTCCGCCGCAACAACGCCATCATGCGGGCGCTGTCGCCAGACGTTGGTCGCCCCCGGCCTGCCCACTCCCTCACGCCGGACCCCGACACTCCCGACcgcctcctctttcactccaactGTGGCCAAAAGGCAGCCATCATCAGCGAGGGCAGGACGGCTCTTCGCCCTCA TGCTACGGACGACTTCAATCACGGCGTGGTCTTGAGCGGCCGCCCGCTGCACTCCAACGAGGTGTTCCAGGTGCGCATCGACAAGATGGTGGACAAGTGGGCAGGCTCCATCGAGATCGGCGTGACCACGCACAACCCCGCCTACCTGCAGCTGCCCTCCACCATGACCAACCTGCGCTCAGGTAATACCAACCAATCAG GGACTTGGATGATGACAGGAAACGGGGTGATGCACAACGGAACCACCATACTGGACGAGTACGGACACAACCTGGACCGACTCAAA GCGGGGGACACAGTGGGCGTGGTGCGGAAGGAGGACGGGAGCCTCCACTTCTTTGTGAACGGGGTGGCACAGGGCCCGGCGGCTTGGAACGTCCCACCCAGTGTCTACGCCGTGGTGGACCTCTACGGCCAGGCCGCACAGGCAACCATCATGGACGACGTGG CagacctcccccctctccccgaGGACAGCTCGGAGGGCCCCACCGTCATGTCGCCCAGCAGCCCATGCTCGGTCGCCGGGGGCAACAGTGCCAACGACCTGCGCTTCCACCAGCTGCACGGCACTAACGCGGTAATCACCAATGGGGGGCGCACCGCCCTCAGACAGAACTGTCGATCCGAGTTCAACGACGCCATCGTCATCTCTAACAG GTGCCTTCGAGACGGAGAGCTCTTTGAGATAGTCATTCAGAAGATGGTGGACCGGTGGTCGGGGTCAATAGAAGCAGGTAAGATAATGGCAG gTGTGACTGCTATCAGGCCAGAAGAGCTGGAGTTTCCCAACACCATGACGGATATAGACTACGATACCTGGATGCTTAG TGGCACCGCCATCATGCAGGACGGCAACACCATGCGTAACAACTACGGCTGTGACCTGGACACTCTGACCACGGGCAGTAGGATCGGCATGATGCGCTCGGCCACCGGCGACCTTCACTACTACATCAACGGTGTGGACCAGGGGGTGGCCTGCACCGGGCTGCCGCCAGGTAAAG AGGTGTATGCGGTGATAGACCTGTATGGTCAGTGTGTCCAGGTGTCCATCACCAGTTCCTCTGGCCCTCAGGATAACAGTCTGTGTACCAGCAACATCACAGAGAGGAGtttccccatacactccccag TGGCAGGCGTGGCCCACCGGCTCCACAGTAAGCATGGTAAGAACGTGGTTctactgggagagggctgccagGCCGTCAGGGTGGGAGGATACGCACACGGCATCGTCTTCAGCGCCAAGGAACTCAAAACAGACGAACTGTTTGAG gtgaaGATAGACGAGGTGGATGACCAGTGGTCTGGTTCCCTCCACATGGGTCTGACCACCCTAGCCCCTCCAGAGCTGCCCTCCTGCCCCATGTCAGGCCTGTCCCCCACCCTCACACAGCTCCGGTCCAAGGTCACCTGGCTGCTAGCCGGGTCAGAGGTCAGACGCAACGGGCTCCTGCAGAGACAGAACTACGGCGCCTCCCTGGACAGACTGACG GTGGGTAACCGCGTCGGGGTGAAGAGATGCAGCGATGACACCATGCACGTCCTTATCGACGGAGAGGACATGGGACCAGCTGCCACCGCTGTGGCCAAG AACGTGTATGCAGTGTTGGACCTGTATGGTCGTGTGACAGCGGTGTCCATCGTCAGTTCGTCAGTGCTGGAGGACGCAGGGAGCGTCAaggctccctccctctcctcagacaGCTGTagcgaaggagaggaggaccgtATGCCG gtTGAGGGTGGTGAGCCGGCCCTGGTGCCCAACACAGTCATGGCCTTCCTGGAGAACCATGGGAAGAACATCCAGCTGTCCCATGAGAACCTGACGGCGGCCCGTGTCTCCAGCTACAACCAGGGCCTCCTAGTCACAGCACAACCCCTGCCCCGACAACAACTGTTCCAG TTTCAGATCGACCGCCTGAACGCATCGTGGACGTCGTCCCTGTCGCTAGGGGTGATTGGCCACTCCCCAGACCGCCTCAACTTTCCCTCCACTGCGTGCTGTCTGAAACGCTCTGTGTGGCTGCTGCAGAGAGACTCTGTCTTCCACAACTCACTGAag ATCTGTGAGAACTATGGTCCTAACCTGGACACATGTCCAGAGGGTACAGTCCTGGGTCTGCTGGTGGATGGGAACAGCTGTCTGCACCTTTATGTGAACGGTATGGACCAGGGAGTAGCAGCCCAGGATATCCCTACGCCATGCTACCCCCTCATAGACCTATACGGACAGTGTGAACAG GTTACCATAGTGACCAACAACGTGGCGACCGTGGGAGGAGAGGGCATCAAGGCGCGTTGCCAGGGCGACATGGAGAAAGCGGACATGGTtgatg GGATCAAAGAGAGTGTTTGCTGGATGCCCCATCCAGAGGTCAACCCCAACAAGACCTGTGAGTACCAGGCCCTGTGCTCGCGCTTCAAGGACCTGCTGACACtgccag ATGGTTACTTCAACGAGGATGCCAAGTATAACCTGTGTTACTGTGAGTCGTGCCACAAGCTGCGGGGGGACGAGTCCTACTACAAGAGAGGGGAGCCCCCACGAGACTACGCCCTGCCCTTTGGCTGGTGCCGCTTCGCTCTGAG GATCAAGCCCCACTGTGATGTGTCCAATTCGTTTAAGCAGTGGCACATAGCCTACCACGGCACCAGCGTAGGGGCCCTCAGACGCACACTGGACCATGCCCAGCTGCTCTCTG GGACGTCGTCCATCTTCTCTGTGTCTCCGGTGAAGATGGAGGGTCCTAACGGCTACAGTGAGCCAGAGGAGAACAGCAGCAACAGCCTCCCTGACAGGGACAGGGAGGTTCCCCGGGTTCAGCTGTCCCCCACCATGCGCTACTCCGGCCTGGAGATGTTCGCCCCCAAAGTGCA atTCCGGGACCCCCGTTCTCACTGCTGTCACCAGGCCCAGGTGGGTTTCCAGGTGTGTGTCCGGCCGGGCTCCTATAAGGTGGGGCCCCAGACCCTGGGAGCCATCGAACCCCTGGATCCCCGCTTCAGCAACACAGAGATCGAGTGGATCACCAAGGATCAGGGGGGCACCCTCCTCTACGGCCTGCTCATACGGGTGGAATGA
- the LOC115138044 gene encoding neuralized-like protein 4 isoform X3: MAAELHPCSGKLIGLSNSNRTAQRNQPVQEFNHGLVLSREPLKDRDVFTVRIDKKVNSWSGSIEIGVTSLDPAGLDFPSSATGLKGGSWIVSGCSVLRDGRSVLEEYGRDLDQLSEGDRVGIQRSTHGDLHLWVNGQDCGAAASGLPTGLWAVVDLYGKCTQVTVVSCEPPSLAERDTERETVEEREQEDEEEEVVVCGVREGEFGGLTSAVNLAAATNGTLEEVPVLPPTHNRPDKFPNNLEPETVLTEHQLFDVLNNAIVSLYRSEDNGGGDLGGGGIGRDSGTGSRGDRGSSSGGGSVNGNSSDSGGGTGNTGSVNSPAGGGGARLGAVTGGMLTNDALLFHEKCGTLIKLSNNNKTAERRRPLDEFNNGVVMTNRPLRHNEMFEIRIDKLVDKWSGSIEIGVTTHNPNNLDYPATMTNLRSGTIMMSGCGILTNGKGTRREYCEFSLDELQEGDHIGLMHKASGALHFYINGIDQGVAAAQTPAVVYAVVDLYGMAVKVTIVHNHNHSDRLRRNNAIMRALSPDVGRPRPAHSLTPDPDTPDRLLFHSNCGQKAAIISEGRTALRPHATDDFNHGVVLSGRPLHSNEVFQVRIDKMVDKWAGSIEIGVTTHNPAYLQLPSTMTNLRSGNTNQSGTWMMTGNGVMHNGTTILDEYGHNLDRLKAGDTVGVVRKEDGSLHFFVNGVAQGPAAWNVPPSVYAVVDLYGQAAQATIMDDVADLPPLPEDSSEGPTVMSPSSPCSVAGGNSANDLRFHQLHGTNAVITNGGRTALRQNCRSEFNDAIVISNRCLRDGELFEIVIQKMVDRWSGSIEAGKIMAGVTAIRPEELEFPNTMTDIDYDTWMLSGTAIMQDGNTMRNNYGCDLDTLTTGSRIGMMRSATGDLHYYINGVDQGVACTGLPPEVYAVIDLYGQCVQVSITSSSGPQDNSLCTSNITERSFPIHSPVAGVAHRLHSKHGKNVVLLGEGCQAVRVGGYAHGIVFSAKELKTDELFEVKIDEVDDQWSGSLHMGLTTLAPPELPSCPMSGLSPTLTQLRSKVTWLLAGSEVRRNGLLQRQNYGASLDRLTVGNRVGVKRCSDDTMHVLIDGEDMGPAATAVAKNVYAVLDLYGRVTAVSIVSSSVLEDAGSVKAPSLSSDSCSEGEEDRMPVEGGEPALVPNTVMAFLENHGKNIQLSHENLTAARVSSYNQGLLVTAQPLPRQQLFQFQIDRLNASWTSSLSLGVIGHSPDRLNFPSTACCLKRSVWLLQRDSVFHNSLKICENYGPNLDTCPEGTVLGLLVDGNSCLHLYVNGMDQGVAAQDIPTPCYPLIDLYGQCEQVTIVTNNVATVGGEGIKARCQGDMEKADMVDGIKESVCWMPHPEVNPNKTCEYQALCSRFKDLLTLPDGYFNEDAKYNLCYCESCHKLRGDESYYKRGEPPRDYALPFGWCRFALRIKPHCDVSNSFKQWHIAYHGTSVGALRRTLDHAQLLSGTSSIFSVSPVKMEGPNGYSEPEENSSNSLPDRDREVPRVQLSPTMRYSGLEMFAPKVQFRDPRSHCCHQAQVGFQVCVRPGSYKVGPQTLGAIEPLDPRFSNTEIEWITKDQGGTLLYGLLIRVE; the protein is encoded by the exons ATGGCGGCTGAGCTGCACCCGTGTAGCGGAAAGCTAATCGGACTGTCGAATTCGAACCGAACCGCTCAGCGGAACCAACCAGTCCAGGAGTTTAACCACGGTTTGGTTCTAAGCAGAGAGCCGCTGAAAGACCGTGATGTATTCACCGTCCGTATTGACAAAAAG GTGAACTCTTGGAGCGGCTCCATAGAGATCGGGGTGACTTCTCTGGACCCGGCTGGTCTCGACTTCCCCAGCAGCGCTACGGGTCTGAAGGGAGGCTCCTGGATCGTGTCTGGCTGCTCGGTGCTACGTGACGGCCGCTCCGTCCTCGAGGAGTACGGCCGAGACCTGGACCAGCTGTCTGAGGGTGACCGTGTGGGCAtacag CGGAGCACCCACGGCGACCTCCACCTGTGGGTGAACGGGCAGGACTGTGGCGCGGCTGCCAGTGGTCTCCCGACGGGCCTCTGGGCGGTGGTGGACCTCTATGGCAAGTGTACGCAAGTGACTGTGGTGAGCTGCGAGCCGCCGTCCTTGgcggagagagacacggagagggaGACGGTGGAGGAGCGTGAgcaggaagatgaggaggaagaggtggtggtGTGCGGGGTCAGGGAGGGGGAGTTCGGGGGTCTGACGTCAGCGGTGAACCTGGCGGCGGCGACAAACGGGACGTTAGAGGAAG TGCCTGTGCTCCCTCCTACTCATAACCGACCTGACAAGTTTCCCAACAACCTTGAGCCTGAGACGG TTCTGACGGAGCACCAGCTCTTTGACGTGTTAAACAATGCCATTGTATCCCTTTACCGCTCTGAGGACAATGGAGGGGGAGATCTGGGAGGAGGTGGAATAGGGAGAGACTCAGGAACAGGAAGTAGAGGGGACAGGGGGAGCAGCAGCGGTGGGGGATCCGTTAACGGTAACAGTAGTGACAGCGGGGGCGGGACCGGCAATACTGGAAGCGTCAACAGCCCTGCAGGTGGCGGAGGGGCAAGACTCGGGGCAGTGACGGGCGGGATGCTGACCAATGATGCGCTGCTGTTCCACGAGAAGTGCGGCACACTGATCAAGCTGAGCAACAACAACAAGACGGCGGAGAGGCGGCGACCGCTGGACGAGTTCAACAACGGCGTGGTCATGACCAACCGGCCGCTTCGACACAACGAGATGTTTGAG ATCCGCATAGATAAGCTGGTGGACAAGTGGTCGGGGTCGATCGAGATCGGCgtgacaacacacaaccccaacAACTTGGACTACCCAGCCACAATGACAAATCTGCGCTCAG GTACAATCATGATGAGTGGCTGTGGGATCCTGACGAACGGCAAGGGAACACGTCGGGAGTACTGTGAATTCAGCCTGGATGAACTGcag GAGGGGGATCACATAGGCTTGATGCACAAGGCCAGCGGAGCTCTTCACTTCTACATCAATGGCATCGACCAAG GCGTGGCAGCGGCCCAGACGCCCGCTGTAGTCTACGCCGTGGTCGACCTCTACGGCATGGCTGTCAAGGTGACCATCGTCCACAATCACAACCACAGCGACCGCCTCCGCCGCAACAACGCCATCATGCGGGCGCTGTCGCCAGACGTTGGTCGCCCCCGGCCTGCCCACTCCCTCACGCCGGACCCCGACACTCCCGACcgcctcctctttcactccaactGTGGCCAAAAGGCAGCCATCATCAGCGAGGGCAGGACGGCTCTTCGCCCTCA TGCTACGGACGACTTCAATCACGGCGTGGTCTTGAGCGGCCGCCCGCTGCACTCCAACGAGGTGTTCCAGGTGCGCATCGACAAGATGGTGGACAAGTGGGCAGGCTCCATCGAGATCGGCGTGACCACGCACAACCCCGCCTACCTGCAGCTGCCCTCCACCATGACCAACCTGCGCTCAGGTAATACCAACCAATCAG GGACTTGGATGATGACAGGAAACGGGGTGATGCACAACGGAACCACCATACTGGACGAGTACGGACACAACCTGGACCGACTCAAA GCGGGGGACACAGTGGGCGTGGTGCGGAAGGAGGACGGGAGCCTCCACTTCTTTGTGAACGGGGTGGCACAGGGCCCGGCGGCTTGGAACGTCCCACCCAGTGTCTACGCCGTGGTGGACCTCTACGGCCAGGCCGCACAGGCAACCATCATGGACGACGTGG CagacctcccccctctccccgaGGACAGCTCGGAGGGCCCCACCGTCATGTCGCCCAGCAGCCCATGCTCGGTCGCCGGGGGCAACAGTGCCAACGACCTGCGCTTCCACCAGCTGCACGGCACTAACGCGGTAATCACCAATGGGGGGCGCACCGCCCTCAGACAGAACTGTCGATCCGAGTTCAACGACGCCATCGTCATCTCTAACAG GTGCCTTCGAGACGGAGAGCTCTTTGAGATAGTCATTCAGAAGATGGTGGACCGGTGGTCGGGGTCAATAGAAGCAGGTAAGATAATGGCAG gTGTGACTGCTATCAGGCCAGAAGAGCTGGAGTTTCCCAACACCATGACGGATATAGACTACGATACCTGGATGCTTAG TGGCACCGCCATCATGCAGGACGGCAACACCATGCGTAACAACTACGGCTGTGACCTGGACACTCTGACCACGGGCAGTAGGATCGGCATGATGCGCTCGGCCACCGGCGACCTTCACTACTACATCAACGGTGTGGACCAGGGGGTGGCCTGCACCGGGCTGCCGCCAG AGGTGTATGCGGTGATAGACCTGTATGGTCAGTGTGTCCAGGTGTCCATCACCAGTTCCTCTGGCCCTCAGGATAACAGTCTGTGTACCAGCAACATCACAGAGAGGAGtttccccatacactccccag TGGCAGGCGTGGCCCACCGGCTCCACAGTAAGCATGGTAAGAACGTGGTTctactgggagagggctgccagGCCGTCAGGGTGGGAGGATACGCACACGGCATCGTCTTCAGCGCCAAGGAACTCAAAACAGACGAACTGTTTGAG gtgaaGATAGACGAGGTGGATGACCAGTGGTCTGGTTCCCTCCACATGGGTCTGACCACCCTAGCCCCTCCAGAGCTGCCCTCCTGCCCCATGTCAGGCCTGTCCCCCACCCTCACACAGCTCCGGTCCAAGGTCACCTGGCTGCTAGCCGGGTCAGAGGTCAGACGCAACGGGCTCCTGCAGAGACAGAACTACGGCGCCTCCCTGGACAGACTGACG GTGGGTAACCGCGTCGGGGTGAAGAGATGCAGCGATGACACCATGCACGTCCTTATCGACGGAGAGGACATGGGACCAGCTGCCACCGCTGTGGCCAAG AACGTGTATGCAGTGTTGGACCTGTATGGTCGTGTGACAGCGGTGTCCATCGTCAGTTCGTCAGTGCTGGAGGACGCAGGGAGCGTCAaggctccctccctctcctcagacaGCTGTagcgaaggagaggaggaccgtATGCCG gtTGAGGGTGGTGAGCCGGCCCTGGTGCCCAACACAGTCATGGCCTTCCTGGAGAACCATGGGAAGAACATCCAGCTGTCCCATGAGAACCTGACGGCGGCCCGTGTCTCCAGCTACAACCAGGGCCTCCTAGTCACAGCACAACCCCTGCCCCGACAACAACTGTTCCAG TTTCAGATCGACCGCCTGAACGCATCGTGGACGTCGTCCCTGTCGCTAGGGGTGATTGGCCACTCCCCAGACCGCCTCAACTTTCCCTCCACTGCGTGCTGTCTGAAACGCTCTGTGTGGCTGCTGCAGAGAGACTCTGTCTTCCACAACTCACTGAag ATCTGTGAGAACTATGGTCCTAACCTGGACACATGTCCAGAGGGTACAGTCCTGGGTCTGCTGGTGGATGGGAACAGCTGTCTGCACCTTTATGTGAACGGTATGGACCAGGGAGTAGCAGCCCAGGATATCCCTACGCCATGCTACCCCCTCATAGACCTATACGGACAGTGTGAACAG GTTACCATAGTGACCAACAACGTGGCGACCGTGGGAGGAGAGGGCATCAAGGCGCGTTGCCAGGGCGACATGGAGAAAGCGGACATGGTtgatg GGATCAAAGAGAGTGTTTGCTGGATGCCCCATCCAGAGGTCAACCCCAACAAGACCTGTGAGTACCAGGCCCTGTGCTCGCGCTTCAAGGACCTGCTGACACtgccag ATGGTTACTTCAACGAGGATGCCAAGTATAACCTGTGTTACTGTGAGTCGTGCCACAAGCTGCGGGGGGACGAGTCCTACTACAAGAGAGGGGAGCCCCCACGAGACTACGCCCTGCCCTTTGGCTGGTGCCGCTTCGCTCTGAG GATCAAGCCCCACTGTGATGTGTCCAATTCGTTTAAGCAGTGGCACATAGCCTACCACGGCACCAGCGTAGGGGCCCTCAGACGCACACTGGACCATGCCCAGCTGCTCTCTG GGACGTCGTCCATCTTCTCTGTGTCTCCGGTGAAGATGGAGGGTCCTAACGGCTACAGTGAGCCAGAGGAGAACAGCAGCAACAGCCTCCCTGACAGGGACAGGGAGGTTCCCCGGGTTCAGCTGTCCCCCACCATGCGCTACTCCGGCCTGGAGATGTTCGCCCCCAAAGTGCA atTCCGGGACCCCCGTTCTCACTGCTGTCACCAGGCCCAGGTGGGTTTCCAGGTGTGTGTCCGGCCGGGCTCCTATAAGGTGGGGCCCCAGACCCTGGGAGCCATCGAACCCCTGGATCCCCGCTTCAGCAACACAGAGATCGAGTGGATCACCAAGGATCAGGGGGGCACCCTCCTCTACGGCCTGCTCATACGGGTGGAATGA